One Sphingomonas sp. SUN039 genomic window carries:
- a CDS encoding sialidase family protein: MPDAAQRRGGAPVMLGLAGIAALLAAFVVPAVLQNKPDWPVFSPLETGCHADRRTVRHSGGAVTGSGIYEPCLADTSMASGEPGLAITRDGTLLRSVVTGPAGIAVSSDDGASWTRRPLPPGTRDGIPDGYLDPVTDRFFYSALGDTPVFASDDKGITWHKGTFDSSERYDWNRVFSGVPVLPRTSGYPTNIYYCNMTQPGGFVTGARCFKSVDGGRNFKATGTDPFKQGDCRDVTQPKGSGTGRGIVDPRDGTIYLPVHFCGYVEVAISRDEGKSWTHRPVARLESAKGVLMALASPAWRKQIMSGRPNAVPAEMAESQFSDALAIDGAGRLYLVWNDEAYLPVLSWSGNKGLNWSQPVRLNPPGVVQSVLTAVTVTPEGKLGVSYYGSTDRQSWTGYLAVSDDPTASRPTFETASVTRAGRPLMPEACCWASGPQEYTIARWAPDGSLWGAFVATVPKGNARGVLGRLVRR; this comes from the coding sequence ATGCCGGACGCTGCCCAACGGCGCGGCGGCGCGCCAGTCATGCTCGGGCTCGCGGGTATTGCGGCGTTGCTTGCGGCGTTCGTCGTCCCGGCAGTGCTCCAAAACAAGCCAGACTGGCCCGTGTTCTCGCCGCTCGAAACCGGATGCCATGCCGACCGTCGCACCGTGCGTCATTCGGGTGGCGCGGTGACCGGCAGCGGCATATACGAACCCTGTCTGGCCGATACCTCCATGGCGTCAGGAGAGCCCGGCCTCGCGATCACGCGCGACGGTACCCTGCTGCGCTCGGTCGTGACGGGTCCGGCGGGCATCGCCGTATCGTCGGATGACGGTGCCAGCTGGACCCGCCGACCGTTGCCTCCCGGTACGCGCGACGGAATTCCTGACGGCTATCTCGATCCGGTAACCGACCGCTTTTTCTACAGCGCCCTTGGCGATACCCCTGTTTTTGCCAGCGATGACAAGGGCATAACCTGGCATAAGGGAACGTTTGACTCGTCCGAACGATATGACTGGAACCGCGTGTTTTCGGGCGTTCCCGTCTTGCCGAGGACGTCCGGATATCCGACCAACATCTATTATTGCAATATGACCCAGCCCGGCGGGTTTGTGACCGGCGCGCGCTGCTTCAAGTCGGTCGATGGCGGTCGTAACTTTAAGGCCACAGGAACCGATCCGTTCAAGCAAGGCGATTGCAGAGACGTCACCCAGCCAAAGGGTTCGGGAACCGGTCGTGGCATCGTCGACCCGCGCGACGGGACGATCTATCTTCCGGTGCACTTCTGCGGATATGTCGAAGTCGCGATATCGCGCGATGAAGGAAAAAGCTGGACTCATCGGCCCGTCGCACGGCTGGAATCGGCCAAGGGCGTTCTGATGGCACTGGCGTCTCCGGCCTGGCGCAAGCAGATAATGAGCGGGCGGCCCAATGCTGTGCCGGCAGAAATGGCCGAGTCGCAGTTCAGCGATGCATTGGCGATCGACGGCGCAGGTCGGCTCTACCTCGTGTGGAACGATGAAGCCTATCTGCCGGTGCTGTCGTGGTCGGGCAACAAGGGGCTGAACTGGAGTCAGCCTGTCCGGCTCAATCCGCCCGGCGTTGTGCAATCGGTCCTGACGGCGGTGACGGTGACGCCTGAGGGAAAGCTGGGCGTCTCCTATTACGGAAGCACCGACCGGCAGAGCTGGACCGGCTATCTCGCGGTCAGCGACGATCCGACAGCATCGCGCCCGACATTCGAAACCGCCTCCGTTACCCGTGCTGGCCGACCGCTGATGCCCGAAGCCTGCTGCTGGGCGAGCGGACCGCAGGAATACACGATCGCGCGCTGGGCGCCCGATGGCTCGCTGTGGGGGGCGTTCGTCGCAACCGTGCCGAAGGGGAACGCACGGGGCGTGCTCGGTCGCTTGGTTCGCCGATAG
- a CDS encoding enoyl-CoA hydratase-related protein has product MFELVAPHIALVTLNRPEKRNAIDPATSMAMEAIVRRIEGEADIRVVILTSGDDRVFCAGADLSAIAAGKALGIDTANGGFAGFVYAQRTKPWIAAVEGMALAGGCEICLACDMIVASENARFGLPEVKRGLMAGAGGLHRLPAALPLNIAKEIVLVGEPFDAALAYRYGLVNRLVPPGEALTTAKALAETIAANAPLAVQYSLSAIRASAGQSDGGSRAVVAERFATLRRSEDYAEGPRAFVEKRAPVWTGR; this is encoded by the coding sequence TTGTTCGAACTTGTCGCGCCGCACATTGCGCTCGTCACGCTAAACCGTCCTGAAAAGCGCAACGCCATCGATCCGGCAACCTCGATGGCAATGGAAGCGATCGTGCGCAGGATCGAGGGCGAGGCGGATATCAGGGTCGTTATTCTCACCTCGGGCGATGATCGTGTGTTTTGCGCAGGCGCCGACTTGTCAGCCATTGCCGCCGGAAAAGCGCTCGGGATCGATACCGCGAACGGTGGCTTTGCCGGATTCGTTTATGCCCAGCGCACCAAACCTTGGATCGCTGCCGTCGAAGGCATGGCGCTGGCGGGCGGATGTGAGATCTGCCTCGCTTGCGACATGATCGTTGCGTCCGAGAATGCACGTTTTGGCCTTCCCGAAGTGAAGCGCGGGCTGATGGCAGGCGCGGGTGGGCTTCATCGGCTGCCTGCCGCCTTGCCACTCAATATCGCCAAGGAGATCGTTCTGGTTGGCGAGCCTTTCGACGCGGCGCTTGCCTATCGCTACGGGCTGGTCAACCGTCTCGTGCCGCCCGGTGAGGCGCTGACGACGGCCAAGGCGCTTGCGGAGACCATCGCGGCGAATGCGCCGCTCGCGGTCCAATACTCACTCTCCGCAATCCGCGCGAGTGCGGGCCAGTCCGATGGCGGGTCCCGTGCGGTGGTCGCCGAACGTTTTGCGACGCTCCGCCGAAGCGAGGATTACGCCGAAGGACCGAGGGCGTTTGTCGAAAAGCGCGCACCCGTCTGGACGGGACGCTGA
- a CDS encoding acyl-CoA synthetase, which translates to MHPRLHADTMSEATALVLSTSGERVTYRALERRANRAAHALRALGLVRGDTVAMACENRAEFLEVYWATQRSGLTLVPLSTRLKASEIAYIVTDSGAKLLLITAAMAETARELVSTRRRIVGLEQIVAIDPIDALPDWTALCAAQPDGPISDESIGGRMVYSSGTTGQPKGIRFPLANGSPVQPSAAAQLFGGLYRLGADTVYLSPAPLYHSAPMGFTTSVQSLGGTVVLMPKFDPELFLEAVERWQVTAVMMVPTMFIRLLKLPAEVRARYDLSSLKTVVHAAAPCPVPVKRAMIDWLGPIIEEFYAGSEGNGHVVISSAEWLRKPGSVGRAIVGTIHICDDDGNELPVGEVGTIYFSGGKSFSYHNSPDKTAASHNPRHPDWSTMGDVGHVDDEGFLFLSDRKDFMIISGGVNIYPQEVENLLIGHPGVADVAVFGVPHPDFGEEVKAVVQPADWSLAGAAFADELMAWTRAQLADVKCPRSIDFLPALPRAETGKLYKKELRARYWAEA; encoded by the coding sequence ATGCACCCGCGACTCCATGCCGACACGATGTCCGAAGCTACCGCGCTGGTCCTGTCGACGTCGGGCGAAAGAGTAACCTATCGCGCGCTCGAGCGCCGCGCCAATCGCGCGGCACATGCGTTGCGCGCTCTCGGTCTCGTTCGGGGCGATACGGTCGCTATGGCCTGCGAAAACCGGGCCGAATTTCTCGAAGTTTACTGGGCGACGCAACGGTCGGGGCTGACGCTCGTGCCCTTATCGACGCGACTCAAGGCCAGCGAGATCGCCTATATCGTCACCGACTCGGGCGCTAAGCTGCTGTTGATCACAGCTGCAATGGCCGAAACCGCGCGCGAGCTCGTTTCGACGCGGCGACGCATTGTCGGCCTCGAACAAATCGTTGCCATCGACCCCATCGACGCATTGCCCGATTGGACCGCCTTGTGTGCCGCGCAACCCGACGGCCCGATTTCGGACGAGTCCATCGGCGGGCGGATGGTATATTCGTCGGGAACGACCGGGCAGCCCAAGGGGATCCGCTTCCCGCTCGCCAACGGGTCGCCGGTTCAGCCCAGCGCTGCCGCGCAGCTATTCGGTGGGCTTTACCGGCTCGGCGCGGATACTGTCTATCTCTCCCCTGCCCCGCTGTACCACAGCGCGCCGATGGGCTTCACGACCTCGGTCCAATCGCTGGGCGGAACCGTCGTACTCATGCCGAAATTCGACCCCGAGCTTTTCCTCGAAGCGGTCGAGCGATGGCAGGTCACCGCCGTCATGATGGTACCGACAATGTTCATCCGGCTGCTCAAGCTGCCCGCCGAAGTGCGTGCTCGCTACGACTTGTCATCGCTTAAAACCGTCGTCCATGCTGCCGCGCCCTGCCCCGTGCCGGTCAAGCGTGCGATGATTGACTGGCTTGGACCGATCATCGAGGAATTCTACGCCGGATCCGAAGGCAACGGCCATGTCGTGATTTCAAGCGCGGAATGGCTCCGGAAACCAGGCTCTGTTGGCCGGGCCATCGTCGGCACGATCCACATCTGCGATGACGACGGCAACGAACTGCCGGTCGGTGAGGTCGGTACGATTTACTTCAGCGGCGGCAAGTCGTTCAGCTATCACAATTCACCCGACAAGACGGCCGCTTCGCACAACCCCCGCCACCCTGACTGGTCGACGATGGGCGATGTCGGACATGTCGATGACGAAGGTTTTCTGTTCCTGTCGGATCGCAAGGATTTCATGATCATCTCGGGCGGGGTAAACATCTACCCACAAGAGGTCGAGAATTTGCTGATCGGCCACCCCGGTGTCGCCGATGTCGCCGTCTTTGGCGTACCGCATCCCGATTTCGGCGAGGAAGTAAAAGCTGTCGTCCAGCCCGCCGACTGGAGTCTCGCGGGGGCTGCCTTTGCCGACGAACTCATGGCCTGGACCCGCGCACAACTGGCGGACGTCAAATGCCCCCGCAGCATCGACTTTTTGCCGGCCTTGCCCCGTGCTGAGACGGGTAAGCTTTATAAAAAGGAACTGCGGGCGCGATATTGGGCGGAAGCGTGA
- a CDS encoding phosphotransferase family protein, translated as MDARIVAYLAHRMPDASDIAVDEVHQIHGGSSQETFRLRARWSVGAVTVDRKLILRRAPNAGLVVGEHDLEYEVYRALAGSDVPVPAVHFLELDPVWLDRPFFIMDLCDGKPGHPYAPGDPYDGLGDLVARAFWHHLGILASIDHRAVGLQRLRNGEAETGFWSIELDRWEHIIAAAETLVQPALSGAIRWLRRNPPPAPTKPAIVHGDYRSGNFLFTEDGRISGILDWEMCHIGDPMEDIAWAIDPFWPMTRHLPLSDGLAIWETASGMRADRDALEWWRLFSAVKASAIWTTAEASFASGESKEMVIAMSALRAGHFHRKHLLTLMRERGAMA; from the coding sequence ATGGACGCGCGGATCGTCGCGTATCTGGCGCACCGGATGCCCGATGCCAGCGACATCGCGGTCGATGAGGTCCACCAAATTCACGGTGGCAGCAGCCAGGAGACATTTCGCCTGCGCGCGCGGTGGTCGGTGGGCGCCGTAACCGTCGACCGTAAGCTGATCCTGCGGCGCGCGCCGAATGCGGGGCTGGTTGTCGGCGAACACGACCTAGAATACGAGGTTTATCGTGCATTGGCTGGCAGCGATGTGCCGGTGCCAGCGGTGCATTTTCTCGAGCTCGATCCTGTCTGGCTCGACCGCCCCTTCTTCATCATGGATCTGTGCGACGGCAAGCCGGGTCACCCTTATGCGCCGGGCGATCCCTATGACGGGCTTGGCGATCTCGTGGCCCGCGCATTCTGGCATCATCTCGGCATACTCGCGTCCATCGACCACCGCGCCGTAGGGTTGCAGCGCCTCCGCAACGGCGAGGCCGAGACTGGCTTCTGGTCGATCGAGCTCGACCGGTGGGAACATATCATCGCCGCAGCTGAAACGCTCGTCCAGCCTGCGCTGAGTGGTGCGATCCGGTGGTTGCGGCGCAACCCGCCACCGGCCCCGACCAAGCCCGCCATCGTCCACGGCGATTATCGCTCGGGCAATTTTCTGTTCACCGAGGACGGGCGGATCAGCGGCATCCTCGACTGGGAGATGTGCCATATCGGCGATCCTATGGAGGACATCGCCTGGGCGATAGACCCGTTCTGGCCGATGACTCGGCATTTGCCGCTTAGCGACGGGCTGGCAATCTGGGAAACGGCGAGTGGCATGCGCGCGGATCGCGACGCGCTGGAGTGGTGGCGGCTGTTTTCGGCGGTTAAGGCGTCGGCGATCTGGACAACCGCAGAAGCCAGCTTCGCCTCGGGCGAAAGCAAGGAGATGGTAATTGCCATGTCGGCGCTGCGCGCGGGTCATTTCCATCGCAAGCACCTACTGACGCTGATGCGCGAACGCGGAGCGATGGCATGA
- a CDS encoding DUF3237 domain-containing protein, which yields MIELIPLCTVAIDLAPSIAIGIGPAGERSVGEIRGVTVTGERLNAALTGVAAADWLVRTGAIGVIDARMTLKTSDDALIYVQYGGRLDLSDMKAGITAYVAPVFETGDERYAWLNRIQAVGKGKLAIGAEGATLHYEFYEVR from the coding sequence ATGATCGAACTCATTCCGCTGTGCACCGTCGCTATCGACCTCGCGCCGTCGATTGCTATCGGCATCGGCCCGGCCGGGGAACGGAGCGTGGGCGAGATACGCGGCGTCACTGTAACCGGCGAGCGCCTGAACGCGGCACTGACCGGTGTGGCGGCAGCTGACTGGCTGGTTCGCACCGGCGCTATCGGCGTCATCGATGCGCGCATGACACTCAAGACATCGGATGACGCGCTGATCTATGTGCAATATGGCGGCCGTCTCGATCTCTCCGACATGAAGGCAGGGATCACGGCCTATGTCGCGCCGGTGTTCGAGACCGGCGACGAACGCTATGCGTGGCTCAACCGGATTCAGGCGGTGGGCAAAGGCAAGCTCGCCATCGGTGCGGAGGGCGCAACGCTGCATTATGAATTCTATGAAGTTCGCTGA
- a CDS encoding Zn-dependent alcohol dehydrogenase: MKAAILRANNAPMQIEDVVVADPGPREVLVRMAAAGVCHSDLHIAVGDLPHPLPAILGHEAAGIVERVGAQVTAVRPGDHVIISLTFPCGHCDQCDGGHGNRCANPDAMRGAGQSPRLSIGSEAIGQFMNMGAFAEHILVHESGCVSIRKDMPLDRACLISCGVATGFGAVVRSAGVRPGESIAVIGCGGVGLAAINGAAVAGAGRIIAIDRLPIKLAMAQQFGATDVIDASTNGVVDAVMALTGGKGVDHAIEAIGRKETIEDAFNMLAKGGVATVLGAGKRDTMVTIPALALLREKRLQGSMMGGVRTAIDIPRYVDLYMAGKLKLDELISRRRPLSEINEAFDDLRKGEVARTVIVFDN; encoded by the coding sequence ATGAAAGCGGCAATTCTCCGTGCGAACAATGCGCCGATGCAGATCGAAGACGTGGTCGTCGCGGACCCAGGCCCGCGCGAAGTGCTTGTCCGCATGGCAGCGGCGGGGGTGTGTCATAGCGATCTGCATATCGCCGTGGGCGATTTGCCGCATCCGCTGCCGGCGATCCTGGGGCATGAAGCCGCGGGGATTGTCGAAAGGGTTGGCGCGCAGGTGACCGCCGTACGCCCGGGCGATCATGTCATCATCAGCCTGACCTTCCCGTGCGGCCACTGCGACCAGTGCGATGGCGGACATGGCAATCGCTGCGCCAACCCGGATGCGATGCGCGGAGCGGGGCAGTCCCCGCGCTTGTCCATCGGAAGCGAGGCCATCGGCCAGTTCATGAACATGGGCGCGTTCGCCGAACACATCCTGGTGCACGAAAGCGGCTGTGTCTCCATTCGCAAGGACATGCCGCTCGATCGCGCCTGCCTCATCAGTTGCGGCGTCGCGACCGGCTTTGGCGCGGTCGTGCGGAGTGCGGGTGTGCGGCCGGGCGAAAGCATTGCAGTGATTGGCTGCGGCGGCGTGGGGCTCGCTGCGATCAACGGTGCCGCAGTGGCAGGGGCGGGGCGTATTATCGCCATCGACCGCCTCCCCATAAAGCTCGCGATGGCGCAGCAGTTCGGCGCGACCGATGTCATCGATGCGTCGACCAACGGCGTCGTCGATGCGGTTATGGCGCTCACGGGAGGCAAAGGTGTCGATCACGCCATCGAGGCGATCGGCCGCAAAGAGACCATCGAAGACGCGTTCAACATGCTCGCCAAGGGCGGCGTTGCGACCGTGCTCGGCGCGGGCAAGCGCGACACGATGGTCACCATCCCGGCGCTGGCGCTGCTCCGTGAGAAACGGTTGCAAGGCTCGATGATGGGGGGCGTCCGCACCGCCATCGACATTCCGCGCTATGTCGACCTTTACATGGCGGGAAAGTTGAAGCTCGACGAACTGATCTCGCGCCGACGACCGCTAAGCGAAATCAACGAAGCGTTCGACGATCTCCGCAAGGGCGAAGTTGCACGGACCGTGATCGTATTTGACAATTAA
- a CDS encoding SDR family NAD(P)-dependent oxidoreductase: protein MKLDDTIAAVVTGGASGLGLATVKALRARGTRVAIFDMNADAGKQAAVETGALFCQADILSDESLDSAFAKARVAHGQERVLVACAGGGNALSTIRKDRETGEFSIFPTAEFARVVALNAVGTFATLTRFAAGAATMDAVDGERGAIVCTASVAAQDGQMGQAAYAAGKAAISGMTLPIARDLGRFGIRINTILPGVFSTPLMNRAPQEMRDKLTAMTAFPHRFGEPEEFASLALELCTNAYINAQSFRLDAGIRFAGK from the coding sequence ATGAAACTAGACGACACCATCGCTGCTGTTGTGACCGGCGGCGCATCCGGTCTGGGACTGGCGACGGTCAAGGCGCTGCGCGCCCGAGGGACGCGCGTCGCGATCTTCGACATGAATGCTGACGCAGGCAAACAGGCAGCGGTCGAGACCGGTGCGCTCTTTTGCCAGGCGGACATCCTGTCGGACGAAAGCCTTGACAGCGCCTTCGCCAAGGCACGCGTTGCGCACGGTCAGGAGCGCGTCCTTGTCGCCTGCGCCGGGGGCGGCAATGCCCTGAGCACGATTCGAAAAGACCGGGAAACCGGCGAGTTCTCGATTTTTCCGACCGCCGAATTTGCGCGCGTTGTCGCGTTGAACGCGGTCGGGACGTTCGCCACCCTTACCCGTTTTGCTGCGGGTGCCGCAACGATGGATGCCGTCGACGGCGAGCGCGGCGCGATCGTCTGCACCGCCTCGGTTGCGGCACAAGACGGCCAAATGGGTCAGGCGGCTTATGCCGCAGGCAAGGCAGCGATCAGCGGGATGACCCTGCCGATCGCGCGCGACCTCGGGCGTTTCGGGATCCGCATCAACACAATCCTTCCCGGCGTTTTCAGCACGCCGCTGATGAACCGGGCACCGCAGGAAATGCGGGACAAGCTGACCGCCATGACCGCCTTTCCGCATCGGTTTGGCGAGCCGGAAGAGTTTGCCAGCCTTGCGCTGGAACTGTGTACCAATGCCTATATCAATGCACAGTCGTTCCGGCTCGATGCCGGCATCCGCTTCGCAGGTAAATAG
- a CDS encoding acyl-CoA dehydrogenase produces MMNFEPSDDQAMIAETFARFFEENSSMARVRAAMPSGFDPELWRSFAEMGGFGIRVPEAQGGSGLGLFDAVLVMEEAGRSLASGPVAETMVAARILAACGDAGATLLGKLIVGDAVVTIALHDAADTPAQWVAGGAVADTVITRDGTALYLVVPTAEEKQMRPNLASTPMARIALDAPARTLLSDDSGALHAFNAGVEEWKLLIAATLAGLSGEALRLASAYASERVQFGQLIGTFQGISHPLGDLKADTDGGKFLVWRAIRDIADSVDRAGAEVSLALWWNARTAGRAVAQALHTFGGYGLSTDYDIHLYNLRAKALPLILGDPVQLLEEAGRRLYHGETAALPQAGDVSVEFDFGDEARALAAEVDAFFEANLTPELRARAHYSFDGHVPEFHKKIAEAGLHLPSWPQEYGGRDANAYASHAAYAAWEKHGWTTHAVGVTGLVGTMIRMFGSDELKDEVLSRIIAGDCICSLGFSEPASGSDVFAAKTRATPDGNGWRIDGQKMFTSGANMADYVLMLARTDPDSAKHRGLTMFIVPLKAEGVEIQPVYTFQDERTNITFYDGVRIPDSWRLGGVNDGARVMSQALGMEHGASWDKTQWHMLREAETFCRDTIRRGVAMIEDDKVATRLARVVGHNLITEMLGWRAMWAAVEAKPHQGQGSMGKLFSSEAFLHDSADLLDLCAPESLTETTGPAAYINLSYRHAQGTTIYGGTSEVHRSVVAERALNLPRTRA; encoded by the coding sequence ATGATGAATTTCGAACCGTCCGACGATCAGGCAATGATCGCCGAAACTTTCGCACGCTTCTTCGAAGAAAACAGCAGCATGGCGCGCGTGCGTGCGGCAATGCCATCCGGTTTCGACCCCGAACTCTGGCGCAGCTTTGCCGAAATGGGCGGATTCGGCATTCGCGTGCCCGAGGCGCAGGGCGGATCGGGACTCGGTCTTTTCGACGCAGTGCTGGTCATGGAAGAAGCCGGACGCAGTCTGGCGTCCGGACCGGTCGCCGAAACAATGGTCGCTGCCCGCATTCTGGCGGCTTGCGGTGATGCGGGCGCCACGCTGCTCGGCAAGCTGATCGTCGGCGATGCCGTCGTGACGATTGCCTTGCACGATGCTGCCGACACGCCGGCACAATGGGTCGCGGGAGGTGCGGTTGCCGACACCGTCATCACGCGCGATGGCACGGCGCTTTATCTGGTGGTTCCGACAGCGGAAGAGAAACAGATGCGTCCCAATCTGGCGAGCACGCCGATGGCGCGTATCGCGCTCGACGCGCCGGCCCGGACCTTGCTTTCCGACGACTCCGGCGCGCTTCACGCCTTCAATGCGGGCGTCGAGGAGTGGAAGCTGCTCATCGCCGCGACGCTTGCCGGATTGTCTGGGGAAGCCTTGCGGCTGGCCTCGGCCTATGCGTCAGAACGCGTCCAGTTCGGCCAGCTGATCGGGACATTCCAGGGAATATCGCATCCGCTGGGCGATCTCAAGGCCGACACCGACGGCGGAAAATTCCTTGTCTGGCGCGCGATCCGCGACATCGCCGACAGCGTCGATCGCGCCGGCGCCGAGGTATCGCTTGCGCTTTGGTGGAATGCGCGCACGGCGGGACGGGCCGTAGCGCAGGCACTGCACACTTTCGGCGGCTATGGCCTGTCGACTGACTATGACATCCATCTATATAATTTGCGTGCCAAAGCGTTGCCGTTGATCTTGGGGGACCCGGTGCAGCTGCTCGAAGAGGCCGGCCGCCGCTTGTATCACGGCGAAACGGCCGCCCTGCCCCAGGCCGGCGATGTCTCAGTGGAGTTCGATTTCGGTGACGAGGCCCGTGCGCTGGCTGCCGAGGTCGATGCCTTCTTCGAGGCGAATTTGACCCCCGAACTCCGCGCCCGCGCGCATTATTCGTTCGATGGCCACGTCCCCGAATTCCACAAGAAGATTGCAGAAGCAGGCTTGCACTTGCCGTCATGGCCGCAAGAATATGGTGGCCGTGACGCCAATGCCTATGCCTCGCATGCTGCTTATGCTGCGTGGGAAAAGCACGGCTGGACAACGCATGCAGTCGGTGTGACGGGACTTGTCGGCACGATGATCCGCATGTTCGGCAGCGACGAGCTGAAGGACGAAGTGCTCAGCCGCATTATCGCAGGCGACTGTATCTGCAGCCTCGGTTTCAGCGAGCCGGCGTCGGGGTCGGATGTGTTCGCTGCCAAGACGCGCGCCACCCCTGACGGTAATGGCTGGCGGATCGACGGCCAAAAAATGTTCACCTCGGGCGCAAACATGGCCGATTATGTGCTGATGCTCGCGCGGACCGACCCTGATTCTGCCAAGCATCGCGGCCTGACCATGTTCATCGTGCCGCTAAAGGCCGAAGGCGTCGAAATCCAGCCGGTGTATACGTTTCAGGACGAGCGCACGAACATCACCTTTTATGATGGCGTCCGCATTCCCGACAGCTGGCGGCTAGGCGGGGTGAACGATGGCGCGCGCGTGATGTCGCAGGCACTCGGCATGGAACACGGGGCGTCTTGGGACAAGACCCAGTGGCACATGCTGCGCGAAGCCGAAACCTTCTGCCGCGACACCATACGTCGCGGCGTCGCCATGATCGAAGACGACAAGGTCGCGACGCGGCTCGCGCGGGTCGTCGGGCACAACCTGATCACAGAAATGCTCGGCTGGCGTGCCATGTGGGCGGCGGTCGAGGCCAAGCCGCACCAGGGCCAGGGATCCATGGGCAAGCTGTTCTCGTCCGAGGCGTTCCTGCACGATTCGGCCGATCTGCTCGATCTGTGCGCGCCGGAATCGTTGACCGAGACGACGGGTCCGGCGGCGTACATCAACCTGTCGTACCGCCACGCGCAGGGCACCACTATTTACGGCGGCACCAGCGAGGTCCATCGTAGCGTCGTCGCTGAGCGGGCACTGAACCTGCCCCGCACCCGCGCCTGA
- a CDS encoding enoyl-CoA hydratase/isomerase family protein, giving the protein MSDAPHMLVSDEGAILIATFNRPDKLNAMSVQLMRTLGETVAQFRDTPGYKVMLIRSTGRYFSSGADLKDPEAHGTLPPDTASGIREMHRRLPTDMRRIWDEIEHIEKPFVVAHQGTCVGGSLEMSLSCDFRLAAESARYAFPEGKFGVLPATNGVSRLTRIVGPHWARLLIMANMPADAREAWNMGLVHKVFPDAGFDEEVMAFCRHLADQHGEQMGAAKIAIELAADLGADQAAAVERMANSALMLNPDYQSILRAHVAGIGSKG; this is encoded by the coding sequence ATGAGTGACGCACCGCATATGCTGGTCAGCGACGAAGGGGCCATCCTGATCGCGACCTTCAACCGTCCCGACAAGCTGAACGCAATGAGCGTGCAGTTGATGAGGACGCTCGGTGAAACGGTCGCACAGTTCCGCGACACTCCCGGCTACAAGGTCATGCTGATCCGCTCGACGGGGCGCTATTTCTCCTCGGGCGCCGATCTCAAGGATCCCGAGGCGCACGGCACGCTTCCACCGGACACCGCGTCGGGCATCCGCGAGATGCACCGCCGCCTGCCGACCGACATGCGCCGTATCTGGGACGAGATCGAGCATATCGAAAAGCCGTTTGTCGTCGCGCATCAGGGGACATGCGTCGGCGGCAGTCTCGAGATGTCATTGTCGTGCGATTTCCGGCTGGCCGCCGAAAGCGCGCGCTATGCGTTCCCGGAAGGGAAATTCGGCGTCCTGCCGGCGACCAACGGAGTCAGCCGCTTGACGCGCATCGTCGGGCCGCACTGGGCGCGCTTGCTGATCATGGCGAATATGCCTGCTGACGCACGCGAGGCATGGAACATGGGCCTTGTTCACAAGGTCTTTCCCGATGCCGGTTTCGACGAAGAGGTGATGGCGTTTTGCCGCCACCTTGCCGACCAGCACGGCGAACAAATGGGTGCCGCCAAAATTGCAATCGAACTCGCGGCCGATCTCGGCGCGGATCAGGCCGCCGCGGTCGAGCGTATGGCGAACAGCGCGCTGATGCTCAACCCAGACTACCAGTCGATCCTGCGCGCCCATGTCGCGGGGATCGGCAGCAAGGGTTAG